AGCTCCCACAGATAGATGTGCAGGTCGGAGCCGCAGATCCCGCAGACCGCAACCTTGACCAGCAAATCGCCGGGGCCGGGTTGGGGAATCGGCGTCTCGATCAACTCGACGCCCGGCGCAGGCCGGGTCTTGGCGATGGCTTTCATGAATTAACCTCGAAGCAGTAATACGACCGCCAACGCCGAACGTCAAAGGTAGCGGACGCAGGTGGGTGGTTTTGAAAGGGTGCTTGCTTTTGCATAATGTTGCCCGCTAGCGACGGACCCAAGATGGATGATTGTGCTCAGCGGCCTCGGCGGCGCGCTTGTTGGTGCGACCGCGGCGATCGCTGCGCAGTTCGTAGCGAATGGCCTCGCCACGGAGCGAGAACTCCGCCGGTTCAAAATACAGGCGTTTGAACGGTTCCGAAAAGAATTTAGCGAGGATCAGAATCTGCGACGGATCAGCATCAAGAAAGAAAAACTAACGGATGACGAAATCGGCGATTATATTGGATTTTTTGAAGAAATTGGCTTATCATTCCCATCGTAATCTTGTGGACATGGAGCTAGTCGATGGGTTTCTGGGTGACGCAATCATCTATGCTTGGGAGAACAGCGCAATTCGCGGATCAATAGAGGCTATTCGGGGTTCCGAAGATGATTGCACTTACTTTGAACACTTCGAGGCCCTCGCTAAGTACCTGATCGACAAGAGACAGGAGCGCATTAAGAAGGAGCGTAGATATGCGGCGAAATCGTAGGGGCGGTGGACGTAAAACATTGAAGCGGACGACCACTCGCAAGGGTTAGACGGCACACGCGCGGCTGGAGCGATCCTATTTGGTCGCTGCCCAGTGGCGTAAGTGCGAGCCGTGATAACGCATCCGCGGGCGGATCAGGCGGTTATCGGCATATTGTTCGAGGCTGTGGGCGATCCAGCCGGCGGCGCGGCCCAGCGCGAATACTCCGGCCGGCAGGCTGGCCGGAAAGCCCATCATCCGTACGCACACCGTAAGGTAGAAATCGAGGTTCGGGCGCAGCCGTTCGCGTTTCCACACCGCCTCCTCGATCTTGTGCGCCAGCTCGAGTAGCCGCCGCCCTTTGTGGCGGGCAAGCTCCGCCGCGACCGCTTTGAGCAGTGCGGCGCGCGGATCGCCTTTCGGATAAATCGCGTGACCAAAACCCGGCGGCAACAGATGCCGGCTGCTGAGGCCCGCGAGCAGCGCGTCGAGCCTGACGCCGCCCTCTAATTCCGCCAGCATCTGCTCGATCCGATCGCAGGCGCCGCCGTGGATTGGGCCCGAGAGCGAACATAAGGCCGCGAGCACCGACGCATGAAGGTCGGCGCCGGTGCTCGCGACGACGCGGGCGGCGAAGGTCGAGGCGTTGAGCTCGTGCTCGGCGCACGCGATCAGGATGCGATCGGTGGCCGCGTGCGCCCACTCCGCGGCCTCGCCCAAGGCGCGATAGAGCAGGCGTCCGGCGACGGTCGCCAGTCCGCCGGACGCGTTGCGCGCAGATCTGCCGGCGAGATTGACCATCGCCAGCGGCATCGCGCTCAGGATTGCCGCCGCCTGCTCGAGCGTGGTCGGCGCCGGATTGTGCGCTTGGCTCACCGACAGCGCGGGCATCATGATCTGGAGCCGCAACAGCGGGGCCGCGTCCGAGCCGACCGCGACCAGGGCGGAATTGACGGCGGGCGGCAGCGTGCTGCGGCTGACCTCCGCGCGCAGAGCCGCGATCGCAGTCGCGGCGGGTCGCTCGCCGTGCCAGAGCAGCAGCGCGACCTCCTCGAACGTCGCGGCCTCGACCAACTCCTCGATCGGATAGCCGCGGTAGGCGAGCTGCCCATCGATTATTGAGCTGATCGCGGATTCCGCTACGATCACGCCCGACGACTCGTCGTCGCCACCCGGCTGCGCGATCGTCACCCACGACGAGGCGTCCGGCAGGCTGCGCGCGCGCCGGCCCCGTTCCGGTGTCGTGACGCCGCGCATGGCGTCGATGTCCGCGCGGCGATAGAGCGTTTCGCGGCCAACCTTGCGCTTGTAGCTCTTGAGCCAGCCGCGGCTGACATAAGCGTAGAGCGTGCCGAGCTTGATCCCGAGGCGCGCCGCCGCCTCGGCCGCGGTCAGCATCTGCGGTTCGCCGGATGAGGGATGAGCCGCCACGCGACGATCACGCCATCGGGTCTTCGCGACTGTCAAGCGGATCCGTTTCTGTGCTCGCCGGAGACCGCGCCAAAGTTCGCGATTAATGTATAGTCTGTGGCGCGAAGTTGGCGACCGGGAGTGGAATAGAGATGGAACTGGGCACATTGATCTTTACCAAGCCGCAGCGGGCGATCCGCGATACTCAACGCGCCGAGGAGCGCGGATTTGCGCAGGCGTGGTTTCCTGACTCGCACATGATCTGGGGCGACGCCTACGTCTGTATGGCGTTGGCCGCGGCCAACGCCAAATCGATCAAGCTCGCGACCGGCATCTCGGTGGCCTCGAACCGCATCCCGCCGGTGACGGTGCACTCGATCGCGACGATCAACGAGCTCGCGCCGGGCCGCGTGATGCTCGGCTATGGCACCGGTCACACCGGCCGGCGCGTGATGGGGTTGCCTCCGGTGCGCTTCGCGGATTTTCGCGAGCAAGTCCGGGTGATCCGGGATCTACTCAAAAACGGCGAAGCGATTTACAACACCGAGGGTCTGAGCCGCAAGGTGCGCTATCTCCATCGCGACTTGCGCTTCATCAATCTCGACGGTCCGATTCCGCTGTATGTCGCGGCGAACGCTCCCCGGATGCTCGGGGTGGCCGGGGAGTTCGGCGACGGCATTATCACCAGCGGCGCGATCACTGCCGAGCGCGTCGCTGCGATCTTCCGCCATGCGGAGGAGGGCGCCCGCGCGGCCGGCCGCAAGCTCGACGGTCCGATGCCCTGCATCTCGCTGGCGCATCTCTGCGTCCAGCGCCCCGGCGAGAGCCTCGACTCCCCGCGCATCATGAAGCTGGCCGGTCCCTGGGTCATCACCTGCCTTCATGCGATCGCTGCCGGCTATGCCAAGCCGCGCTCGTTGCCGCCGGACGCCCGTGTGGTTTACGACGAGTATGCAAAGTATCTCGAAACACTCGGAGTTGAGGGCGAGCGCTACCTTGATCTGCATAATGGCCATTGCACCTTCGTGCCCGAGCGCGAGCGCAAGTTCGTCACGGCGGCGACGATTCGTGCGACCACGTTGGTCGCGCCGCGCGAGGAGATTCTCGACCGTTTGCGCCAGCTCGCGGCCGCCGGGCTCAATCAGCTCGTGCTCAATCCGCCGTTCGAGGGCTTTGACGAATTTGTCGACGAAGTCTCGAAGGAAATCATCGCGCGACTCTGATGTGCGCGGCGGCAGTCGTATCAACCTCCAGATACGCGATCTTTCCACAACCGGCAACATCGCCGCGTCAAATGCTCGATCATCGTCCAAGTTACGTCCTGGATAGCTGTCATCGCCTCTTTGGCTTAAAAGCTCAATTGGAAAACTTGACGGAGAATTTACTTTAGGTTCCCGCTCCGTTAAGAATGTCGCGTCGGCATGAATTCGCCAGGAGAGGCGGCGATAGCGGGATAGACGCCGCGATCGTGAGACAGCGGCTGACTCAAGAGGGCGATGTCCAAAATTCGGTTAGCAATCGTCGGGGTAGGTAATTGCGCATCCTCGCTGCTCCAGGGCCTGGAGCACTATAAGCAGGCGTCGGTCGCCGACTTGCAAAAGCCGATTGGGCTGATGCATTACGATTTGGGTGGCTACCGCCCCGCCGACCTCGAAGTCGCCTGCGCCTTCGACGTCGACGCACGCAAGGTCGGACGGCCGCTCGATGAGGCCTGCTTCGCCCTGCCCAATAACACGGTGCGGATCTGGCCGGATTTGCCGCACTGCGGCGTCAACGTCGAGATGGGCGAAATCCACGACGGCATCGCGCCGCACATGGCCAACTACCCACCCGAGCGCACCTTCATCGCAGCCAAGGATCGTCCGGTTGATATTGAAAAGCGCCTGCGCGACAGCGGCGCCGAAGTGATGCTCTGTTATCTGCCGGTCGGCAGCCAGAAGGCGGTCGAGCGCTACGCCCGCGCCTGTCTCGAAACCGGCGTCAGCCTGCTCAATTGCATGCCGGTCTTTATCGTCTCGAATGACAAGTGGGCGGCGGAATTCACCGAGCGCAAAATTCCCGTCGTCGGCGACGACGTCAAGTCGCAACTCGGCTCGACGATTCTCCATCGCGCCATCATGAAACTCTTCGCCGATCGCGGGATCAAGCTCCGCCACACCTATCAGCTCAACACCGGCGGCAACACCGACTTTCTCAACATGCTCGATCGCGCCCGCTTGGGCTCCAAGCGCAAGTCCAAGACCGAAGCGGTGCAGAGCGTGTTGCCCGAGCGGATGCCCGATGTTGACGTGCATATCGGGCCGTCGGATTACATCCCCTGGCAGAACGATAACAAGGTTTGCTTTTTACGCATCGAGGGCGAGGGCTTCGCCGGTATTCCGATCGAACTCGAGCTGCGGATGTCGGTGCAGGATTCACCGAATTCGGGCGGCGTGGTGATCGACGCGATCCGCTGCCTCAAGCTGGCGCGTGATCGCAAAATCGGCGGGCCGCTCTATTCGATCGCGGCCTACACGATGAAGCATCCGCCGCGGCAAATAGCCGACGACATTGCGCGTGATCGCGTCGAGAAGTTTATCAGCGGCGAACTCGAACGCTAACCCAGCGCTCACGCCGGTGAAGCGCGTTTATGCTAGCGTCCGGCTAAGTCATTGCGCTTATTTGATTAAGGAGCACCACCCATGCCCGGCGACGCGCCACTGACCGGTATCAAGGTTCTCGACCTCACCAAGCTTGCCCCCGGACCTCATTGCACGATGATCCTCGGCGACCTCGGCGCGGATATTATTCGTGTGGACGAGCCGGGCCCGCCCTCGGGGCGGCGCGCGCAGCAAGCCGGCGGGGGCGACGTCAAGGCGCCGCGGCCCAGCGCCTCGCCCGCCAATGCGCTCGCGCGCAACAAGCGCTCGATTGCACTTAATCTCAAGAGCGGCCCGGGCAAGGAGATCTATCTCCGCCTCGCCCAGCGCGCCGACGTCGTCGTCGAGGAATTCCGCCCGGGCGTCGCCAAACGCCTCGGCATCGACTATGAAACCCTGTCCTCGCGCAACAAACGCCTCATCTACTGCGCCGTCACCGGCTTCGGTCAGACCGGGCCCTACAAAAACTTCGTTGGCCACGACCTCAACTACATCGCGACTGCCGGCGCGCTCTCCCTGATGGGTCCGACTGACGGCCTGCCCGCGATTCCCTGGAACTGGCTCGCCGACTATGCCGGCGGCGGAATGCACGCGGCGATCGGCGTCCTCGCCGCACTCGTCGCGCGCGGGCAATCCGGCCGCGGCCAGTACGTCGACATCGCGATGCTCGATGGCGTTATGCTGCTGTTGGCGCAGGCGCTCTCTGCCCATTACTCCAGCGGCCGCGTGCCCGCTCGCGGGACTACCGCGATGGACGGCGCCGCGCCGCACTACAGCCGTTACGTTACTGGCGACGGCAAAATCATCACGATCGGCTCGATGGAGCCGTGGTTCTACGCCAACCTCTGCCGCGCGCTCGGCGTCGAGGAGTTCGCCGCCGATCAGAACAACAAGGCCCGGTGGCCGGCGATGCGCGAGCGCTTCACTGCGATCTTCAAGACTAAAACCCGCGACGAATGGTTCGACCTGCTGATCAAGGCCGACATCTGCGTCGGCAAGATGC
This region of Candidatus Binataceae bacterium genomic DNA includes:
- a CDS encoding inositol-3-phosphate synthase → MSKIRLAIVGVGNCASSLLQGLEHYKQASVADLQKPIGLMHYDLGGYRPADLEVACAFDVDARKVGRPLDEACFALPNNTVRIWPDLPHCGVNVEMGEIHDGIAPHMANYPPERTFIAAKDRPVDIEKRLRDSGAEVMLCYLPVGSQKAVERYARACLETGVSLLNCMPVFIVSNDKWAAEFTERKIPVVGDDVKSQLGSTILHRAIMKLFADRGIKLRHTYQLNTGGNTDFLNMLDRARLGSKRKSKTEAVQSVLPERMPDVDVHIGPSDYIPWQNDNKVCFLRIEGEGFAGIPIELELRMSVQDSPNSGGVVIDAIRCLKLARDRKIGGPLYSIAAYTMKHPPRQIADDIARDRVEKFISGELER
- a CDS encoding LLM class flavin-dependent oxidoreductase; the encoded protein is MELGTLIFTKPQRAIRDTQRAEERGFAQAWFPDSHMIWGDAYVCMALAAANAKSIKLATGISVASNRIPPVTVHSIATINELAPGRVMLGYGTGHTGRRVMGLPPVRFADFREQVRVIRDLLKNGEAIYNTEGLSRKVRYLHRDLRFINLDGPIPLYVAANAPRMLGVAGEFGDGIITSGAITAERVAAIFRHAEEGARAAGRKLDGPMPCISLAHLCVQRPGESLDSPRIMKLAGPWVITCLHAIAAGYAKPRSLPPDARVVYDEYAKYLETLGVEGERYLDLHNGHCTFVPERERKFVTAATIRATTLVAPREEILDRLRQLAAAGLNQLVLNPPFEGFDEFVDEVSKEIIARL
- a CDS encoding CaiB/BaiF CoA-transferase family protein produces the protein MPGDAPLTGIKVLDLTKLAPGPHCTMILGDLGADIIRVDEPGPPSGRRAQQAGGGDVKAPRPSASPANALARNKRSIALNLKSGPGKEIYLRLAQRADVVVEEFRPGVAKRLGIDYETLSSRNKRLIYCAVTGFGQTGPYKNFVGHDLNYIATAGALSLMGPTDGLPAIPWNWLADYAGGGMHAAIGVLAALVARGQSGRGQYVDIAMLDGVMLLLAQALSAHYSSGRVPARGTTAMDGAAPHYSRYVTGDGKIITIGSMEPWFYANLCRALGVEEFAADQNNKARWPAMRERFTAIFKTKTRDEWFDLLIKADICVGKMLTLDELEHDPQIRARNMIVEVPTADGGTVKQVGVAMKLSETPGSIRSVAPQMGQHTDAILADLGYSPEDVTRWRSDGAIK
- a CDS encoding citrate/2-methylcitrate synthase → MTVAKTRWRDRRVAAHPSSGEPQMLTAAEAAARLGIKLGTLYAYVSRGWLKSYKRKVGRETLYRRADIDAMRGVTTPERGRRARSLPDASSWVTIAQPGGDDESSGVIVAESAISSIIDGQLAYRGYPIEELVEAATFEEVALLLWHGERPAATAIAALRAEVSRSTLPPAVNSALVAVGSDAAPLLRLQIMMPALSVSQAHNPAPTTLEQAAAILSAMPLAMVNLAGRSARNASGGLATVAGRLLYRALGEAAEWAHAATDRILIACAEHELNASTFAARVVASTGADLHASVLAALCSLSGPIHGGACDRIEQMLAELEGGVRLDALLAGLSSRHLLPPGFGHAIYPKGDPRAALLKAVAAELARHKGRRLLELAHKIEEAVWKRERLRPNLDFYLTVCVRMMGFPASLPAGVFALGRAAGWIAHSLEQYADNRLIRPRMRYHGSHLRHWAATK